A genome region from Carya illinoinensis cultivar Pawnee chromosome 2, C.illinoinensisPawnee_v1, whole genome shotgun sequence includes the following:
- the LOC122300164 gene encoding lupeol synthase-like isoform X2, whose protein sequence is MWKLKIAEGGPGLVSLNNFVGRQHWEFDPDAGTPEERAEVERVREEFKKNRFRTKQSADLLMRMQLRKEKPCGPIPPPVQVKETEVIIEEAVITTLRRSLTFYSSIQAHDGHWPAESAGPLFFLQPFVMALYITGALNAIFSPAHQQEIIRYLYNHQNEDGGWGFHIEGHSTMFGSALSYIALRILGEGPEDGEEKAMARGRKWILDHGGLVAIPSWGKFWVTVMGLYEWSGCNPLPPEFWLLPKIFPIHPGKMLCYCRLVYVPMSYLYGKRFVGPITELIQSLRQELYNKPYHQINWNKARNTVAKEDLYYPHPLIQDMLWGFLHHAVEPLLTRWPFSLLREKALKAAIDHVHYEEENTRYLCIGSVVLCLIVCWAEDPNGEAYKLHLARIPDNYWVAEDGLKIQSFGSQMWDAGFAIQAILSCNLNEEYEPTLRKSHDFVKASQVLENPSGDFKAMYRHISKGAWTFSMQDHGWQVSDCTAEGLKVALLFSQMSPDLVGEKIGTWRFYDAVNVILSLQSRNGGFPAWEPQRAFGWLEMFNPIEFFEDTLIEREYVECTSSAIQGLALFRTLYPKHRRIEIDNTIYRAIQYIEDVQEPDGSWYGHWGICYTYGTWFAIGGLAACGRNYKNCPALHKACEFLLSKQLPNGGWGESYLSSQNKVWTNIEGNRANLVQTAWAVLSLIEAGQAEIDQTPIHRGVRVLINSQMEDGDFPQQEITGVFMRNCSLNYSSYRNIFPIWALGEYRKQVLFAYPNA, encoded by the exons ATGTGGAAGTTGAAGATAGCCGAAGGAGGTCCAGGATTGGTGAGCCTCAACAATTTCGTTGGACGACAACATTGGGAGTTCGACCCTGATGCCGGCACACCTGAAGAACGTGCTGAAGTTGAAAGGGTCCGCGAGGAGTTTAAAAAGAATCGGTTTCGGACGAAGCAAAGTGCTGATCTTTTGATGAGGATGCAG CTTAGGAAGGAGAAGCCATGTGGGCCAATTCCACCACCCGTCCAAGTGAAAGAAACTGAGGTGATTATAGAGGAAGCAGTCATCACAACATTGAGAAGATCTCTAACCTTTTATTCATCCATTCAGGCCCACGATGGCCACTGGCCTGCTGAATCTGCTGGCCCCCTATTTTTCCTCCAACctttt GTAATGGCATTATACATTACTGGAGCTCTAAATGCCATTTTTTCACCAGCACACCAGCAAGAAATTATTCGATACTTGTATAATCATcag AATGAAGATGGAGGTTGGGGCTTCCACATAGAGGGTCACAGCACAATGTTTGGTTCAGCTTTGAGCTATATTGCCTTGAGGATACTTGGGGAGGGACCTGAAGATGGTGAAGAAAAGGCTATGGCCAGAGGACGGAAATGGATCCTTGATCATGGTGGTTTAGTGGCAATTCCATCTTGGGGAAAGTTTTGGGTCACG GTAATGGGATTATATGAGTGGTCTGGCTGCAATCCATTGCCCCCAGAGTTTTGGCTTCTTCCAAAAATCTTCCCAATTCATCCag GCAAAATGTTGTGCTATTGTCGCTTGGTTTATGTGCCAATGTCTTATTTATATGGGAAAAGGTTTGTTGGTCCAATCACTGAGTTGATTCAATCACTAAGGCAAGAGTTGTACAACAAGCCTTACCATCAAATTAACTGGAACAAAGCCCGGAATACTGTTGCAAAG GAGGATCTCTACTATCCACATCCTCTTATACAAGATATGCTATGGGGATTTCTTCACCATGCAGTAGAACCTCTTCTGACCCGCTGGCCCTTTTCATTGTTGAGAGAGAAGGCACTTAAAGCTGCGATTGATCATGTTCATTATGAGGAGGAGAACACCAGATACCTTTGCATTGGAAGCGTG GTGCTATGTTTGATTGTATGTTGGGCCGAAGATCCGAATGGGGAAGCATACAAGCTTCATCTAGCCAGAATTCCCGACAACTATTGGGTTGCTGAAGATGGGTTAAAAATTCAG AGTTTCGGTAGTCAAATGTGGGATGCAGGTTTCGCAATCCAAGCAATTCTCTCATGTAATTTAAATGAAGAGTATGAACCAACACTCCGTAAATCACACGACTTTGTGAAAGCTTCACAG GTTCTAGAAAACCCTTCAGGAGACTTCAAAGCTATGTACCGACACATAAGTAAAGGAGCATGGACTTTCTCAATGCAGGATCATGGTTGGCAAGTCTCTGACTGCACAGCAGAAGGGTTGAAG GTTGCTTTGTTGTTCTCACAAATGTCACCGGACTTAGTTGGGGAAAAGATAGGGACATGGCGATTTTATGATGCTGTTAATGTCATTCTCTCTCTACAA AGTAGAAATGGTGGTTTTCCAGCTTGGGAGCCTCAAAGAGCATTTGGTTGGTTAGAG ATGTTCAACCCCATAGAGTTTTTTGAAGATACTCTTATTGAAAGAGA GTATGTAGAGTGCACTTCATCAGCAATTCAAGGGTTGGCGCTCTTTCGAACACTCTATCCCAAACACCGTAGAATAGAGATAGACAACACCATTTATAGGGCAATTCAATACATTGAAGATGTACAAGAACCTGATGGATCATG GTATGGACATTGGGGGATTTGCTACACCTATGGTACATGGTTTGCTATAGGGGGACTAGCAGCCTGTGGCAGAAACTATAAAAATTGTCCTGCATTGCACAAAGCTTGTGAATTTCTACTATCAAAGCAGCTACCCAATGGTGGATGGGGAGAGAGTTACCTTTCAAGCCAAAACAAG GTGTGGACAAATATTGAGGGAAACCGTGCAAATTTGGTCCAAACTGCATGGGCTGTGTTATCCCTCATTGAAGCTGGGCAG GCCGAGATAGACCAAACACCAATCCATCGTGGGGTAAGGGTGCTGATCAATTCGCAAATGGAAGATGGTGACTTCCCTCAACAG GAAATCACCGGAGTATTTATGAGGAACTGTTCATTAAACTACTCATCGTATAGAAACATATTCCCCATATGGGCTCTTGGAGAATATCGGAAGCAAGTTTTGTTTGCATATCCAAATGCTTAA
- the LOC122300164 gene encoding lupeol synthase-like isoform X3 yields the protein MWKLKIAEGGPGLVSLNNFVGRQHWEFDPDAGTPEERAEVERVREEFKKNRFRTKQSADLLMRMQLRKEKPCGPIPPPVQVKETEVIIEEAVITTLRRSLTFYSSIQAHDGHWPAESAGPLFFLQPFVMALYITGALNAIFSPAHQQEIIRYLYNHQNEDGGWGFHIEGHSTMFGSALSYIALRILGEGPEDGEEKAMARGRKWILDHGGLVAIPSWGKFWVTVMGLYEWSGCNPLPPEFWLLPKIFPIHPGKMLCYCRLVYVPMSYLYGKRFVGPITELIQSLRQELYNKPYHQINWNKARNTVAKEDLYYPHPLIQDMLWGFLHHAVEPLLTRWPFSLLREKALKAAIDHVHYEEENTRYLCIGSVVKVLCLIVCWAEDPNGEAYKLHLARIPDNYWVAEDGLKIQSFGSQMWDAGFAIQAILSCNLNEEYEPTLRKSHDFVKASQVLENPSGDFKAMYRHISKGAWTFSMQDHGWQVSDCTAEGLKVALLFSQMSPDLVGEKIGTWRFYDAVNVILSLQSRNGGFPAWEPQRAFGWLEMFNPIEFFEDTLIEREYVECTSSAIQGLALFRTLYPKHRRIEIDNTIYRAIQYIEDVQEPDGSWYGHWGICYTYGTWFAIGGLAACGRNYKNCPALHKACEFLLSKQLPNGGWGESYLSSQNKAEIDQTPIHRGVRVLINSQMEDGDFPQQEITGVFMRNCSLNYSSYRNIFPIWALGEYRKQVLFAYPNA from the exons ATGTGGAAGTTGAAGATAGCCGAAGGAGGTCCAGGATTGGTGAGCCTCAACAATTTCGTTGGACGACAACATTGGGAGTTCGACCCTGATGCCGGCACACCTGAAGAACGTGCTGAAGTTGAAAGGGTCCGCGAGGAGTTTAAAAAGAATCGGTTTCGGACGAAGCAAAGTGCTGATCTTTTGATGAGGATGCAG CTTAGGAAGGAGAAGCCATGTGGGCCAATTCCACCACCCGTCCAAGTGAAAGAAACTGAGGTGATTATAGAGGAAGCAGTCATCACAACATTGAGAAGATCTCTAACCTTTTATTCATCCATTCAGGCCCACGATGGCCACTGGCCTGCTGAATCTGCTGGCCCCCTATTTTTCCTCCAACctttt GTAATGGCATTATACATTACTGGAGCTCTAAATGCCATTTTTTCACCAGCACACCAGCAAGAAATTATTCGATACTTGTATAATCATcag AATGAAGATGGAGGTTGGGGCTTCCACATAGAGGGTCACAGCACAATGTTTGGTTCAGCTTTGAGCTATATTGCCTTGAGGATACTTGGGGAGGGACCTGAAGATGGTGAAGAAAAGGCTATGGCCAGAGGACGGAAATGGATCCTTGATCATGGTGGTTTAGTGGCAATTCCATCTTGGGGAAAGTTTTGGGTCACG GTAATGGGATTATATGAGTGGTCTGGCTGCAATCCATTGCCCCCAGAGTTTTGGCTTCTTCCAAAAATCTTCCCAATTCATCCag GCAAAATGTTGTGCTATTGTCGCTTGGTTTATGTGCCAATGTCTTATTTATATGGGAAAAGGTTTGTTGGTCCAATCACTGAGTTGATTCAATCACTAAGGCAAGAGTTGTACAACAAGCCTTACCATCAAATTAACTGGAACAAAGCCCGGAATACTGTTGCAAAG GAGGATCTCTACTATCCACATCCTCTTATACAAGATATGCTATGGGGATTTCTTCACCATGCAGTAGAACCTCTTCTGACCCGCTGGCCCTTTTCATTGTTGAGAGAGAAGGCACTTAAAGCTGCGATTGATCATGTTCATTATGAGGAGGAGAACACCAGATACCTTTGCATTGGAAGCGTGGTAAAG GTGCTATGTTTGATTGTATGTTGGGCCGAAGATCCGAATGGGGAAGCATACAAGCTTCATCTAGCCAGAATTCCCGACAACTATTGGGTTGCTGAAGATGGGTTAAAAATTCAG AGTTTCGGTAGTCAAATGTGGGATGCAGGTTTCGCAATCCAAGCAATTCTCTCATGTAATTTAAATGAAGAGTATGAACCAACACTCCGTAAATCACACGACTTTGTGAAAGCTTCACAG GTTCTAGAAAACCCTTCAGGAGACTTCAAAGCTATGTACCGACACATAAGTAAAGGAGCATGGACTTTCTCAATGCAGGATCATGGTTGGCAAGTCTCTGACTGCACAGCAGAAGGGTTGAAG GTTGCTTTGTTGTTCTCACAAATGTCACCGGACTTAGTTGGGGAAAAGATAGGGACATGGCGATTTTATGATGCTGTTAATGTCATTCTCTCTCTACAA AGTAGAAATGGTGGTTTTCCAGCTTGGGAGCCTCAAAGAGCATTTGGTTGGTTAGAG ATGTTCAACCCCATAGAGTTTTTTGAAGATACTCTTATTGAAAGAGA GTATGTAGAGTGCACTTCATCAGCAATTCAAGGGTTGGCGCTCTTTCGAACACTCTATCCCAAACACCGTAGAATAGAGATAGACAACACCATTTATAGGGCAATTCAATACATTGAAGATGTACAAGAACCTGATGGATCATG GTATGGACATTGGGGGATTTGCTACACCTATGGTACATGGTTTGCTATAGGGGGACTAGCAGCCTGTGGCAGAAACTATAAAAATTGTCCTGCATTGCACAAAGCTTGTGAATTTCTACTATCAAAGCAGCTACCCAATGGTGGATGGGGAGAGAGTTACCTTTCAAGCCAAAACAAG GCCGAGATAGACCAAACACCAATCCATCGTGGGGTAAGGGTGCTGATCAATTCGCAAATGGAAGATGGTGACTTCCCTCAACAG GAAATCACCGGAGTATTTATGAGGAACTGTTCATTAAACTACTCATCGTATAGAAACATATTCCCCATATGGGCTCTTGGAGAATATCGGAAGCAAGTTTTGTTTGCATATCCAAATGCTTAA
- the LOC122300164 gene encoding lupeol synthase-like isoform X1, with product MWKLKIAEGGPGLVSLNNFVGRQHWEFDPDAGTPEERAEVERVREEFKKNRFRTKQSADLLMRMQLRKEKPCGPIPPPVQVKETEVIIEEAVITTLRRSLTFYSSIQAHDGHWPAESAGPLFFLQPFVMALYITGALNAIFSPAHQQEIIRYLYNHQNEDGGWGFHIEGHSTMFGSALSYIALRILGEGPEDGEEKAMARGRKWILDHGGLVAIPSWGKFWVTVMGLYEWSGCNPLPPEFWLLPKIFPIHPGKMLCYCRLVYVPMSYLYGKRFVGPITELIQSLRQELYNKPYHQINWNKARNTVAKEDLYYPHPLIQDMLWGFLHHAVEPLLTRWPFSLLREKALKAAIDHVHYEEENTRYLCIGSVVKVLCLIVCWAEDPNGEAYKLHLARIPDNYWVAEDGLKIQSFGSQMWDAGFAIQAILSCNLNEEYEPTLRKSHDFVKASQVLENPSGDFKAMYRHISKGAWTFSMQDHGWQVSDCTAEGLKVALLFSQMSPDLVGEKIGTWRFYDAVNVILSLQSRNGGFPAWEPQRAFGWLEMFNPIEFFEDTLIEREYVECTSSAIQGLALFRTLYPKHRRIEIDNTIYRAIQYIEDVQEPDGSWYGHWGICYTYGTWFAIGGLAACGRNYKNCPALHKACEFLLSKQLPNGGWGESYLSSQNKVWTNIEGNRANLVQTAWAVLSLIEAGQAEIDQTPIHRGVRVLINSQMEDGDFPQQEITGVFMRNCSLNYSSYRNIFPIWALGEYRKQVLFAYPNA from the exons ATGTGGAAGTTGAAGATAGCCGAAGGAGGTCCAGGATTGGTGAGCCTCAACAATTTCGTTGGACGACAACATTGGGAGTTCGACCCTGATGCCGGCACACCTGAAGAACGTGCTGAAGTTGAAAGGGTCCGCGAGGAGTTTAAAAAGAATCGGTTTCGGACGAAGCAAAGTGCTGATCTTTTGATGAGGATGCAG CTTAGGAAGGAGAAGCCATGTGGGCCAATTCCACCACCCGTCCAAGTGAAAGAAACTGAGGTGATTATAGAGGAAGCAGTCATCACAACATTGAGAAGATCTCTAACCTTTTATTCATCCATTCAGGCCCACGATGGCCACTGGCCTGCTGAATCTGCTGGCCCCCTATTTTTCCTCCAACctttt GTAATGGCATTATACATTACTGGAGCTCTAAATGCCATTTTTTCACCAGCACACCAGCAAGAAATTATTCGATACTTGTATAATCATcag AATGAAGATGGAGGTTGGGGCTTCCACATAGAGGGTCACAGCACAATGTTTGGTTCAGCTTTGAGCTATATTGCCTTGAGGATACTTGGGGAGGGACCTGAAGATGGTGAAGAAAAGGCTATGGCCAGAGGACGGAAATGGATCCTTGATCATGGTGGTTTAGTGGCAATTCCATCTTGGGGAAAGTTTTGGGTCACG GTAATGGGATTATATGAGTGGTCTGGCTGCAATCCATTGCCCCCAGAGTTTTGGCTTCTTCCAAAAATCTTCCCAATTCATCCag GCAAAATGTTGTGCTATTGTCGCTTGGTTTATGTGCCAATGTCTTATTTATATGGGAAAAGGTTTGTTGGTCCAATCACTGAGTTGATTCAATCACTAAGGCAAGAGTTGTACAACAAGCCTTACCATCAAATTAACTGGAACAAAGCCCGGAATACTGTTGCAAAG GAGGATCTCTACTATCCACATCCTCTTATACAAGATATGCTATGGGGATTTCTTCACCATGCAGTAGAACCTCTTCTGACCCGCTGGCCCTTTTCATTGTTGAGAGAGAAGGCACTTAAAGCTGCGATTGATCATGTTCATTATGAGGAGGAGAACACCAGATACCTTTGCATTGGAAGCGTGGTAAAG GTGCTATGTTTGATTGTATGTTGGGCCGAAGATCCGAATGGGGAAGCATACAAGCTTCATCTAGCCAGAATTCCCGACAACTATTGGGTTGCTGAAGATGGGTTAAAAATTCAG AGTTTCGGTAGTCAAATGTGGGATGCAGGTTTCGCAATCCAAGCAATTCTCTCATGTAATTTAAATGAAGAGTATGAACCAACACTCCGTAAATCACACGACTTTGTGAAAGCTTCACAG GTTCTAGAAAACCCTTCAGGAGACTTCAAAGCTATGTACCGACACATAAGTAAAGGAGCATGGACTTTCTCAATGCAGGATCATGGTTGGCAAGTCTCTGACTGCACAGCAGAAGGGTTGAAG GTTGCTTTGTTGTTCTCACAAATGTCACCGGACTTAGTTGGGGAAAAGATAGGGACATGGCGATTTTATGATGCTGTTAATGTCATTCTCTCTCTACAA AGTAGAAATGGTGGTTTTCCAGCTTGGGAGCCTCAAAGAGCATTTGGTTGGTTAGAG ATGTTCAACCCCATAGAGTTTTTTGAAGATACTCTTATTGAAAGAGA GTATGTAGAGTGCACTTCATCAGCAATTCAAGGGTTGGCGCTCTTTCGAACACTCTATCCCAAACACCGTAGAATAGAGATAGACAACACCATTTATAGGGCAATTCAATACATTGAAGATGTACAAGAACCTGATGGATCATG GTATGGACATTGGGGGATTTGCTACACCTATGGTACATGGTTTGCTATAGGGGGACTAGCAGCCTGTGGCAGAAACTATAAAAATTGTCCTGCATTGCACAAAGCTTGTGAATTTCTACTATCAAAGCAGCTACCCAATGGTGGATGGGGAGAGAGTTACCTTTCAAGCCAAAACAAG GTGTGGACAAATATTGAGGGAAACCGTGCAAATTTGGTCCAAACTGCATGGGCTGTGTTATCCCTCATTGAAGCTGGGCAG GCCGAGATAGACCAAACACCAATCCATCGTGGGGTAAGGGTGCTGATCAATTCGCAAATGGAAGATGGTGACTTCCCTCAACAG GAAATCACCGGAGTATTTATGAGGAACTGTTCATTAAACTACTCATCGTATAGAAACATATTCCCCATATGGGCTCTTGGAGAATATCGGAAGCAAGTTTTGTTTGCATATCCAAATGCTTAA
- the LOC122301734 gene encoding uncharacterized protein LOC122301734, whose amino-acid sequence MKLPSFANNVGVGGKIWLFWEDEFDFELIAMSDQAISGWFIKENKKILVTLVYASCFRAKRLELWDFLRGQNYGGSPCFVGGDFNIIRYDNEKIGGLLQASRAKRDFNECIQDCALMDIPCIGNKLSWCNGRRGGSRIWARLDRVMVNLMFSNLFGDVKLSYLPRTSSDHAPMLITLNRDREVCVCPFRFLRIWGSHDSFIPLVQEVWSSDINGCAMVRISRKLEVLKGVLRKWNNETFGQVEDEIKKLEGCMVELELNITNSYLEQRETKLINCKQEHLKWVHREEMLACQKSRIKWLTEGDANTKFFQASMRLKRKSKKIENMSLTDGTLLTSSDAMHEEAVQFFQELLMTSSVNWESDDMGLLEQVVSGSENDMLCAKPSLKEVKDALWSIPADSSPGPDGFAASFFMLT is encoded by the coding sequence ATGAAGCTGCCGTCGTTTGCTAATAATGTAGGGGTTGGAGGAAAAATATGGCTTTTTTGGGAGGATGAGTTTGATTTTGAACTCATAGCTATGTCAGATCAAGCAATTAGTGGATGGTTtatcaaagagaataaaaagatTCTGGTTACGCTTGTTTATGCGAGCTGTTTTCGAGCGAAGAGACTGGAGCTTTGGGATTTTTTGCGAGGGCAGAATTATGGTGGTAGTCCTTGTTTTGTTgggggagattttaatattatccggTATGATAATGAAAAGATAGGAGGACTTTTACAGGCCTCTCGTGCTAAAAGAGATTTTAACGAATGTATCCAAGATTGTGCGTTAATGGATATTCCTTGTATTGGGAATAAATTATCGTGGTGTAATGGAAGAAGAGGAGGTAGCAGAATTTGGGCAAGATTGGATCGTGTGATGGTTAACTTGATGTTTTCGAATTTATTTGGAGATGTAAAGCTATCTTATTTGCCGAGGACGTCATCCGATCATGCACCAATGCTGATAACACTTAATCGAGATCGGGAGGTTTGTGTTTGTCCTTTTAGATTTCTTCGGATTTGGGGTTCGCACGATAGCTTTATTCCTCTGGTTCAGGAAGTGTGGAGTTCTGATATTAATGGTTGTGCTATGGTTCGTATAAGCAGAAAATTAGAAGTACTAAAAGGTGTTTTACGGAAATGGAATAATGAAACGTTTGGTCAAGTAGAGGATGAAATAAAAAAGCTGGAAGGCTGCATGGTAGAACTGGAACTTAATATTACGAACTCGTATTTGGAGCAACGAGAAACTAAACTGATAAATTGTAAGCAGGAACACCTGAAATGGGTGCATAGAGAGGAGATGTTGGCTTGTCAAAAGTCCAGAATTAAATGGCTGACTGAGGGGGATGCTAATACTAAATTCTTTCAAGCTTCTATGAGGTTAAAGAGGAAAAGTAAGAAGATTGAAAATATGAGCTTGACAGATGGCACTTTACTCACATCTTCGGATGCAATGCATGAGGAGGCCGTCCAGTTTTTCCAGGAGCTTCTTATGACGTCAAGTGTGAACTGGGAATCGGATGATATGGGATTACTGGAACAGGTTGTTTCGGGGTCTGAGAATGACATGTTATGTGCTAAACCTTCTTTAAAGGAGGTGAAAGATGCTCTATGGTCGATTCCAGCTGACAGCAGCCCGGGGCCTGATGGCTTTGCTGCAAGTTTCTTCATGTTAACTTGA